A region from the Peromyscus maniculatus bairdii isolate BWxNUB_F1_BW_parent chromosome 5, HU_Pman_BW_mat_3.1, whole genome shotgun sequence genome encodes:
- the LOC102913868 gene encoding prolactin-5A1-like, which yields MRLSLTQTCSWALLLPLLSSMLLWKNVASLPMCEVINGHCQLTLEYLLNQARGVSEDINRLTLEMFNEFDKEYYSGPEVNKIPLHLLCHNYSFPSPDNTTEGQEIQPEVLLKVTIGMLVGWNNTLEHVIIDLADVESVPGVGAFISKIRKIIENSTKLTKLLEDVKSLLNLVRLEFEEDEDYPASAGLPSSHLLKESSRLRFYHILLGCLKYNAEKIDTHVKILRCQMVPRKC from the exons ATGCGGCTGTCTTTGACTCAAACCTGCTCCT GGGCACTCCTGCTGCCGCTATTGTCAAGCATGCTTCTGTGGAAGAATGTGGCCTCTCTGCCCATGTGTGAAGTAATAAATGGGCATTGCCAGCTGACTCTTGAGTACTTGCTTAATCAGGCACGTGGCGTATCTGAAGATATCAACCGCCTCACCTTGGAAATGTTCAATGAGTTT GACAAAGAATATTACTCAGGTCCCGAGGTCAACAAAATCCCCCTGCACCTGCTGTGCCACAATtactccttcccttctccagatAACACAACAGAAGGCCAAGAGATTCAG CCTGAGGTTCTTCTGAAAGTGACCATAGGCATGCTGGTTGGCTGGAACAATACGCTGGAGCATGTAATAATAGATCTTGCTGATGTGGAGTCAGTCCCTGGTGTTGGTGCTTTCATATCTAAAATCAGAAAGATAATTGAAAATTCCACAAAACTCACAAAACTCCTAGAGGATGTTAAGTCATTACTTAATCTG GTTCGCCTTGAATTTGAGGAAGATGAGGACTACCCTGCCTCAGCAGGATTGCCATCTTCACATCTGTTAAAAGAGTCCTCTCGCCTTCGTTTCTATCATATCCTCCTTGGCTGCCTGAAGTACAATGCAGAAAAGATTGACACTCATGTCAAGATCCTGAGATGTCAAATGGTCCCCAGAAAATGTTAA